One segment of Cydia amplana chromosome 16, ilCydAmpl1.1, whole genome shotgun sequence DNA contains the following:
- the LOC134655474 gene encoding cytochrome P450 CYP12A2-like: protein MADSVSNYHFRLTKYFIDQAIKKIEESKKNSADTGSSEKPILEKLLEIDVETARVMASDMLMAGIDTVCIKHAVLATLYLLATNPAKQKKLREEVLSKQTRKPYLRACIKESRRMLPVVIGNVRLVAKEYNLLGYHIPKNSLVLFAHQYMSSMSEHYPKPDEFLPERWLTGKDDPIHHGNTHPFVTATFGFGVRMCIGRRIAQLEMETVVSKVIENFQLEWTSDEPLHMAPTSLNYITEPFHFVFKDL, encoded by the exons ATGGCTGACAGTGTCAG taattaccaTTTCAgattaacaaaatattttattgatcaagcaattaaaaaaatagaggAATCAAAAAAGAATTCAGCAGACACTGGAAGTTCTGAAAAGCCTATTTTGGAGAAATTGTTAGAAATCGATGTTGAAACAGCACGTGTCATGGCTTCTGATATGCTGATGGCAGGAATTGATACGGTTT GCATCAAACACGCGGTCCTCGCTACATTGTACCTCCTCGCAACAAATCCAGCAAAACAGAAGAAGCTTAGAGAAGAAGTGCTGAGCAAGCAGACAAGGAAACCTTACCTCAGGGCGTGCATCAAGGAATCCAGAAGGATGCTGCCTGTAGTCATTGGGAATGTGAGGCTGGTAGCCAAAGAATACAATCTGCTTGGATACCATATTCCGAAAAAC AGTCTAGTATTATTCGCGCACCAATACATGTCGAGCATGAGCGAGCATTATCCGAAACCAGATGAGTTCCTCCCAGAAAGATGGCTTACGGGCAAGGACGACCCTATACACCATGGCAACACCCATCCCtttgtcacagccacttttggATTCGGAGTTAGAATGTGCATAG GTCGCCGCATCGCTCAGTTAGAGATGGAAACCGTCGTGTCCAAGGTTATCGAAAACTTCCAGTTGGAGTGGACGAGCGACGAGCCGCTACATATGGCCCCGACTTCTCTCAACTATATTACAGAACCTTTTCATTTCGTTTTCAAGGACCTGTAG